The following are encoded together in the Hyalangium minutum genome:
- a CDS encoding helix-turn-helix transcriptional regulator encodes MVQTSARLLSLLSLLQSRRFWSGEELARQLEVTERSVRRDMDRLRSLGYPVHATAGVGGGYQLGAGKELPPLPLEDDEAVAVAVGLRVAATGSVTGMEEASVRALAKLEQVLPKRLRRRVSALHAVSVRLGDTGPTFDAEALAVMANACRDCELLRFDYSSHQGVASERLVEPYRLVHTRYRWYLLAYDVEREAWRTFRVDRIGGKPKPGRRFKPRPLPSEDVAAYVSQSVSTDVYRFRARATVLAPAHVVSERLSGVAGRIEELAPDRCLLHTGAATLEVLAFHLGFLGFEFEVHEPQELVDFLRQASERLARAAKRMEAAADKTP; translated from the coding sequence GTGGTCCAGACCTCCGCTCGGCTGCTCAGCCTGCTGTCCCTCTTGCAGTCCCGGCGCTTCTGGTCGGGCGAGGAGCTGGCGCGCCAGCTCGAGGTGACCGAGCGCAGCGTCCGCCGTGACATGGACCGCCTCCGGAGCCTCGGCTATCCCGTGCATGCCACCGCGGGCGTTGGCGGCGGCTACCAGCTCGGCGCTGGAAAGGAGCTGCCGCCCCTCCCCCTCGAGGATGATGAGGCCGTGGCCGTCGCCGTGGGGCTGCGCGTGGCCGCCACCGGGTCCGTGACGGGCATGGAGGAGGCCTCGGTGCGGGCGCTCGCCAAGCTGGAGCAGGTGCTCCCCAAGAGGCTCCGGCGCCGGGTCAGCGCGCTGCACGCCGTGAGCGTCCGGCTGGGCGACACCGGGCCCACTTTCGATGCTGAGGCCCTGGCCGTGATGGCCAATGCCTGCCGCGACTGCGAGCTCCTCCGCTTCGACTACAGCAGCCACCAGGGCGTGGCCAGCGAGCGCCTCGTCGAGCCCTACCGGCTCGTCCACACCCGCTACCGCTGGTACCTCCTGGCGTACGACGTGGAGCGGGAGGCCTGGCGCACCTTCCGCGTCGATCGCATCGGCGGGAAGCCCAAGCCTGGACGGCGATTCAAGCCCCGCCCCCTCCCCTCCGAGGACGTGGCCGCCTACGTGTCCCAGTCCGTCTCCACAGACGTGTACCGCTTCCGCGCCCGCGCCACGGTGCTTGCCCCCGCGCACGTCGTCTCCGAGCGGCTGTCCGGCGTGGCCGGGCGCATCGAGGAGCTGGCGCCGGACCGCTGCCTCCTCCACACCGGCGCCGCGACCCTCGAAGTGCTGGCGTTCCACCTCGGGTTCCTCGGATTCGAGTTCGAGGTGCACGAGCCCCAGGAACTCGTGGATTTCCTTCGTCAGGCGTCCGAGCGGCTCGCCCGGGCGGCGAAGCGGATGGAGGCCGCAGCGGACAAAACGCCCTGA
- the nrfD gene encoding NrfD/PsrC family molybdoenzyme membrane anchor subunit, whose amino-acid sequence MSDLRLDEAQRRHDGRNVDPELGLLRGEGSQQRVEQIDAPVPSALARGELPVRAGQGEPTPTYYGQPAVKEPVWIWSVPLYLYVGGLAGAASLLGVAAQLCGRGRLDGLAKRCHWVGAVGDAVSGGLLIHDLGRPERFLNMLRVFRPKSPMSMGSWSLAGSGAANSAAVVLSHGRGFLGWAGRAAGVVGGLLGMPLAGYTAVLLCNSAVPLWQHTHRTLPLLFMSSSVASCGAFLELLPLHRHERRVVRVFWLSGTAAALAATVAVERDASRSEPVARPLRTGASGALWKAFKVCTVAGLGLALWPGRQRWKTVAASALTTVGALAMRFAFFHGGKASARDPQATFRSQRDGLGAAEVGPASQVLRDSRPDRFPLPVLR is encoded by the coding sequence ATGAGCGACTTGAGGCTGGACGAGGCACAGCGGCGCCACGATGGCCGGAACGTGGATCCCGAGCTGGGGCTCCTGCGCGGCGAGGGCTCGCAGCAGCGGGTCGAGCAGATCGACGCGCCGGTTCCCTCCGCGCTGGCCCGGGGAGAGCTGCCCGTGCGTGCTGGCCAGGGCGAGCCCACGCCCACGTACTACGGCCAGCCCGCTGTCAAAGAGCCCGTGTGGATCTGGAGCGTTCCCCTCTACCTCTACGTGGGAGGGCTCGCCGGGGCTGCGAGCCTGCTCGGGGTGGCCGCGCAGCTCTGTGGGCGGGGGCGGCTCGATGGACTGGCGAAGCGCTGCCACTGGGTGGGCGCCGTGGGGGATGCCGTGAGCGGAGGTCTGCTCATCCATGACCTGGGACGGCCCGAGCGCTTCCTGAACATGCTGCGCGTGTTCCGGCCCAAGTCGCCGATGAGCATGGGCTCCTGGTCGCTCGCCGGCTCGGGTGCGGCCAACAGCGCGGCGGTCGTGCTGTCGCACGGACGCGGTTTTCTGGGATGGGCGGGACGGGCCGCGGGCGTGGTGGGCGGACTGCTCGGCATGCCGCTGGCGGGCTACACCGCGGTGCTTCTCTGCAACAGCGCGGTGCCACTCTGGCAGCACACGCACCGCACCCTGCCGCTGCTCTTCATGAGCTCCTCGGTGGCGAGCTGTGGCGCCTTCCTCGAGCTGCTCCCCCTGCACCGCCACGAGCGCCGGGTGGTGCGCGTCTTCTGGCTGAGCGGCACGGCGGCGGCATTGGCGGCAACCGTGGCGGTGGAGCGGGATGCATCACGCTCGGAGCCGGTGGCCAGACCGCTGCGGACCGGAGCATCGGGAGCGCTGTGGAAGGCGTTCAAGGTGTGCACCGTCGCGGGGCTCGGACTGGCGCTGTGGCCTGGGCGCCAGCGCTGGAAGACGGTGGCGGCCAGTGCGTTGACCACCGTGGGCGCCCTGGCCATGCGCTTTGCCTTCTTCCACGGGGGAAAGGCGAGCGCGAGAGATCCTCAGGCCACTTTCCGCTCCCAGCGTGACGGGCTGGGCGCGGCGGAGGTGGGCCCTGCCTCACAGGTTCTGCGGGACTCCCGCCCGGATCGCTTCCCCCTTCCGGTGTTGCGCTGA
- a CDS encoding YciI family protein — protein MKFMVLVKATKESEAGTMPSEEMLTAMMKYNEELVKAGIMLAGEGLHPSSKGARIRFSGPKRTVIDGPFAETKELVAGFWLWQVKSKEEAIEWLKRCPNPMNEDSEIELRQVFDAEDFAASDPTGEVRRKEEELRALTESRRG, from the coding sequence ATGAAGTTCATGGTCCTGGTGAAGGCGACGAAGGAGTCCGAGGCGGGCACGATGCCGAGCGAGGAGATGCTCACCGCCATGATGAAGTACAACGAGGAGCTGGTGAAGGCCGGCATCATGCTCGCGGGCGAGGGACTTCACCCCAGCTCCAAGGGAGCGCGGATCCGGTTCTCCGGCCCCAAGCGCACCGTGATCGACGGTCCCTTCGCCGAGACCAAGGAGCTGGTCGCCGGCTTCTGGCTCTGGCAGGTGAAGTCCAAGGAGGAGGCCATCGAGTGGCTCAAGCGCTGCCCCAACCCCATGAACGAGGACAGCGAGATCGAGCTGCGCCAGGTGTTCGATGCGGAGGACTTCGCGGCGAGTGACCCCACCGGCGAGGTCCGGCGGAAGGAAGAGGAGCTCCGCGCCCTCACCGAGTCGCGCCGCGGTTAG
- a CDS encoding 4Fe-4S dicluster domain-containing protein — protein sequence MGRKGFFTDTTLCIGCKACEVACKQWNQLPDDGFHFTGMSYDHTGHLGASSWRHVAFVERPVPLQGQESGLGNFSWLMMSDVCKHCQSAGCLEACPTGAIIRTEFDTVYVQPDVCNGCGYCVVGCPFGVIDRRPDDGRAWKCTLCYDRLKDDMTPACAKHCPTQSIQFGDVEELQERARKRVEKLHAQGVTDAYLYGVDGENQPGTGGLNAFFLLVDRPEVYNLPPDPVVPTRKGKSSWASVGLGALGMAVLAVGAVLLGGEGT from the coding sequence ATGGGCCGCAAAGGCTTCTTTACCGACACCACGCTGTGCATCGGCTGCAAGGCGTGCGAGGTGGCCTGCAAGCAGTGGAACCAGTTGCCGGACGACGGCTTCCACTTCACGGGCATGTCCTACGACCACACGGGCCACCTGGGTGCCTCGTCGTGGCGGCACGTGGCCTTCGTCGAGCGGCCGGTGCCGTTGCAGGGCCAGGAGTCCGGTCTGGGCAACTTCTCCTGGCTGATGATGTCGGACGTCTGCAAGCACTGCCAGAGCGCCGGCTGCCTGGAGGCGTGCCCCACGGGGGCCATCATCCGCACCGAGTTCGACACCGTCTACGTGCAGCCCGACGTGTGCAACGGCTGTGGCTACTGCGTGGTGGGCTGTCCCTTCGGTGTCATCGATCGGCGCCCGGACGACGGGCGCGCCTGGAAGTGCACGCTCTGCTACGACCGGCTCAAGGACGACATGACGCCGGCGTGCGCCAAGCACTGTCCCACGCAGTCCATCCAGTTCGGTGACGTGGAGGAACTCCAGGAGCGCGCCCGGAAGCGGGTGGAGAAGCTGCACGCGCAGGGCGTCACGGACGCGTACCTCTACGGAGTGGACGGAGAGAACCAGCCGGGCACGGGAGGCCTCAACGCTTTCTTCCTGCTGGTGGATCGGCCGGAGGTCTACAACCTGCCGCCGGATCCCGTGGTGCCCACCCGCAAGGGCAAGTCGAGCTGGGCCAGCGTAGGGCTGGGCGCGCTGGGGATGGCGGTGCTCGCGGTGGGGGCGGTGCTGTTGGGAGGGGAGGGGACATGA
- a CDS encoding RNA polymerase sigma factor, with protein sequence MTASETHRAIHAVWRIESARLIAGLTRLVRDVGLAEELAQDALVAALEQWPKSGVPDNPGAWLMASAKHRAIDQLRRKQRLERKHEELGHELETQQALSVQDLDAAIDDSVGDDLLRLVFISCHPVLSTEARVALTLRLLGGLTTEEIARAFLVPEPTVAQRIVRAKRTLAEAHVPFEVPRGPELEARVSSVLEVIYLVFNEGYSATAGDDWVRPALCEDALRLGRILAGLVPEEPEVHGLVALMEIQASRLRARVGPSGEPILLLDQNRALWDQLLIRRGLSALARAETLSPERGPYTFQAAIAACHARARTAEQTDWPLIAALYTGLAQLSPSPVIELNRAMALSMAFGPAIGLQLVDELTEEPSLQGYHLLPSVRGDLLFKLGRYDEARGEFERAASLTRNAREKGVLLERAAACARDPLPQPPSSPPEGKAPTRRR encoded by the coding sequence GTGACGGCTTCCGAGACGCATCGTGCCATCCACGCGGTCTGGAGAATCGAGTCGGCCCGGCTCATCGCGGGTCTCACCCGGCTCGTGCGCGACGTCGGTCTCGCCGAGGAGCTGGCGCAGGACGCGCTCGTCGCCGCGCTGGAGCAGTGGCCAAAGTCGGGCGTCCCAGACAACCCCGGCGCCTGGCTCATGGCCTCCGCGAAGCATCGCGCCATTGACCAACTGCGCCGGAAGCAGCGCCTCGAGCGAAAGCACGAGGAGCTGGGTCATGAGCTCGAAACCCAGCAGGCGCTGTCCGTGCAGGACCTCGACGCCGCGATCGACGACTCCGTGGGCGATGACCTGCTGCGGCTCGTGTTCATCTCCTGTCACCCAGTGCTCTCGACCGAGGCCCGCGTGGCGCTCACCCTCCGGTTGCTCGGAGGCCTGACCACCGAGGAGATCGCCCGCGCGTTCCTCGTCCCGGAGCCAACCGTCGCCCAGCGGATCGTCCGGGCCAAGCGGACCCTCGCCGAGGCCCATGTTCCCTTCGAGGTTCCCCGGGGGCCCGAGCTCGAGGCCCGCGTGTCGTCAGTGCTCGAGGTCATCTACCTCGTCTTCAATGAGGGCTACTCGGCGACCGCCGGGGATGACTGGGTGCGGCCCGCGCTCTGCGAGGACGCGCTCCGTCTGGGCCGCATCCTGGCGGGGCTCGTCCCCGAGGAGCCGGAGGTCCACGGCCTCGTCGCGCTCATGGAGATCCAGGCCTCGCGCCTGAGGGCGCGGGTGGGTCCGTCGGGCGAGCCCATCCTGCTCCTCGATCAGAACCGCGCGCTCTGGGATCAGCTGCTCATCCGCCGAGGGCTCTCGGCGCTGGCGCGGGCCGAGACGCTCTCTCCCGAGCGAGGCCCGTACACGTTCCAGGCCGCGATTGCCGCCTGCCACGCCCGCGCACGGACCGCGGAGCAGACGGACTGGCCGCTCATTGCCGCGCTGTACACGGGGCTCGCCCAGCTCTCGCCCTCTCCTGTCATCGAGCTGAATCGCGCCATGGCGCTCTCGATGGCGTTCGGCCCCGCGATAGGGCTCCAGCTCGTCGATGAGCTGACCGAGGAGCCGTCGCTCCAGGGCTACCACCTGCTGCCGAGCGTGCGCGGAGACCTGCTCTTCAAGCTGGGCCGCTACGACGAGGCTCGCGGGGAGTTCGAGCGCGCGGCCTCCTTGACTCGCAACGCACGCGAGAAGGGCGTGCTGCTCGAGCGCGCCGCAGCGTGTGCTCGCGACCCCCTCCCGCAGCCACCCTCATCGCCTCCCGAGGGCAAGGCCCCCACGCGGCGGCGGTGA